A genomic region of Alicyclobacillus sp. SO9 contains the following coding sequences:
- a CDS encoding HAD family hydrolase translates to MMTIIFDLDGTLVDSAAIVFPLFREVIRHFPNHPQPDDETLRKTFGNPDTVIWEMLLPSASQEEREEAFALYEEIVQKRFGSHDILIPGVREVLDELFAQGHTLTIASNCGLDYLNSVLDTFDLRRYVTAPLCLESVAGTKKADILRQHFTRFAKQNAVMVGDRHTDIEAADEFGIPTIGCRFGFGTQEELAGAASVIRHPSELLEAVARLQQ, encoded by the coding sequence ATGATGACCATAATTTTTGACCTAGACGGTACCCTTGTGGACAGTGCGGCCATTGTCTTTCCCTTATTTCGTGAAGTCATTCGTCACTTCCCAAACCACCCTCAGCCTGATGACGAAACCCTGCGCAAGACCTTTGGCAACCCAGACACAGTAATTTGGGAGATGCTGTTACCTAGTGCGTCACAGGAAGAACGGGAAGAAGCTTTTGCTCTCTATGAAGAAATCGTCCAAAAAAGATTTGGATCACACGACATTCTTATCCCAGGCGTAAGAGAAGTCCTCGATGAGTTGTTCGCACAAGGTCATACACTGACCATCGCCAGCAACTGCGGCCTGGATTATTTAAACTCTGTTCTGGACACCTTTGATTTACGCCGATATGTCACAGCCCCTCTGTGCTTGGAGTCTGTAGCCGGCACGAAAAAAGCGGATATTCTGCGGCAGCATTTCACCAGATTCGCAAAGCAGAATGCGGTTATGGTCGGCGACCGACACACCGACATTGAAGCGGCGGACGAATTCGGTATACCTACTATCGGCTGCCGCTTCGGTTTCGGAACGCAAGAGGAGTTGGCCGGCGCTGCGTCAGTCATCCGCCATCCATCCGAACTGTTAGAAGCAGTAGCTCGTTTACAGCAGTGA